From one Streptomyces sp. R41 genomic stretch:
- a CDS encoding alpha/beta hydrolase codes for MPARTRLARTTAALGAAVVLSVTAPMAATAHAETTAPRQLTGTLTDGATWIADVPADWNGTLLLFSHGFGPTVAKDAPSDAARTELLAEGYALAGSSYDPKGSMWALESAERDQFATLAAVKGEIGKPRLTLSVGQSMGGLVNARIARDGAGRVDGALGLCGLVAGGTDLDNYQLDAEYTIARLLLPAEDLKLVNFTSATEAAATADRLTAAVTAAQASPQGRARVALAAAFLNLPTWAPGEDRPAADDWAGQEEQQYAWLAQGLLSFVEGGRYAVEQSVGGNNSWNQGIDYAGLLAQSVHAPQVRALYRTAGLDLHADLRALTHDAGITADPAAVRTAQRTSSAGQGLGVPLLDVHTTADNLVPVEQENRFADRVRASGDAKLLRQAYVERQGHCTFTTAETLAAVHAVEHRVTTGHWDDAATPAALQKAALGLDLDGAAYTPYRPAELTVGR; via the coding sequence ATGCCCGCACGCACCCGCCTGGCCCGCACTACAGCCGCCCTGGGCGCGGCAGTCGTCCTCTCCGTCACGGCTCCCATGGCCGCCACCGCCCACGCGGAGACGACAGCCCCCCGGCAGCTGACCGGGACTCTCACCGACGGCGCCACCTGGATCGCCGATGTCCCGGCCGACTGGAACGGCACGCTGCTGCTGTTCAGCCACGGCTTCGGCCCGACCGTCGCCAAGGACGCGCCCTCGGACGCCGCCCGCACCGAACTGCTCGCCGAGGGCTATGCGCTGGCCGGTTCCTCGTACGACCCGAAGGGGTCCATGTGGGCGCTGGAGAGCGCCGAACGCGACCAGTTCGCCACCCTCGCCGCCGTCAAGGGAGAGATCGGCAAGCCCCGGCTCACGCTCTCCGTCGGCCAGTCCATGGGCGGCCTGGTCAACGCCCGGATCGCCCGGGACGGCGCGGGCCGCGTCGACGGCGCGCTCGGCCTGTGCGGCCTGGTCGCGGGCGGCACCGACCTGGACAACTACCAGCTGGACGCCGAGTACACGATCGCCCGCCTGCTGCTGCCGGCCGAGGACCTGAAGCTGGTGAACTTCACCTCGGCGACCGAAGCGGCAGCCACCGCCGACCGCCTCACCGCGGCCGTCACCGCCGCGCAGGCATCCCCCCAGGGCCGGGCCCGCGTCGCCCTGGCCGCCGCCTTCCTCAACCTCCCCACCTGGGCCCCCGGCGAGGACCGCCCCGCCGCCGACGACTGGGCGGGGCAGGAGGAACAGCAGTACGCGTGGCTCGCCCAGGGCCTGCTGTCCTTCGTCGAGGGCGGCCGGTACGCCGTGGAGCAGTCCGTGGGCGGCAACAACTCCTGGAACCAGGGGATCGACTACGCGGGCCTGCTCGCGCAATCCGTCCACGCCCCGCAGGTGCGCGCGCTGTACCGGACGGCGGGCCTCGACCTCCACGCGGACCTCCGGGCCCTCACCCACGATGCCGGCATCACGGCCGACCCGGCGGCGGTGCGGACCGCCCAGCGCACGTCTTCCGCCGGACAAGGGCTCGGCGTGCCCCTCCTCGACGTGCACACCACGGCCGACAACCTCGTACCGGTGGAGCAGGAGAACCGGTTCGCCGACCGCGTACGCGCCTCCGGCGACGCCAAGCTGCTCCGCCAGGCCTACGTCGAACGCCAGGGCCACTGCACCTTCACCACGGCCGAGACGCTCGCCGCCGTACACGCCGTCGAACACCGCGTGACCACCGGCCACTGGGACGACGCCGCCACACCGGCCGCCCTCCAGAAGGCGGCCCTAGGTCTCGACCTGGACGGAGCGGCGTACACCCCGTACCGCCCGGCCGAGCTGACGGTGGGCCGCTGA
- a CDS encoding peptidase, which produces MATEDVEITGAGETAAAEPLSAEATRTYPIAPGYSVNVRSGPGTHYRVVRTLPAGSSIPIRCQCPGESVSGPYGTSNIWDNIANAQFVADAYVKTGSDGYVAPRCS; this is translated from the coding sequence ATGGCCACGGAAGACGTAGAGATCACAGGCGCGGGGGAGACGGCCGCAGCGGAGCCGCTGAGCGCGGAAGCGACGCGCACGTACCCGATCGCACCGGGCTACAGCGTCAACGTCCGCAGCGGCCCGGGCACGCACTACCGGGTCGTCCGCACTCTGCCGGCGGGCTCGAGCATCCCGATCCGCTGCCAGTGCCCGGGGGAGTCCGTCAGTGGTCCGTACGGTACGTCCAACATCTGGGACAACATCGCCAACGCGCAGTTCGTGGCGGACGCGTACGTCAAGACGGGCAGCGACGGCTACGTAGCTCCGCGCTGCTCTTGA
- the ilvD gene encoding dihydroxy-acid dehydratase, giving the protein MPELRSRTVTHGRNMAGARALMRASGVPGADIGRKPIIAVANSFTEFVPGHTHLQPVGRIVSEAITAAGGIAREFNTIAVDDGIAMGHGGMLYSLPSRDLIADSVEYMVEAHCADALICISNCDKITPGMLMAALRLNIPTVFVSGGPMESGRATLVDGTVRTLDLVDAISDAVNDKISDEDILRIEENACPTCGSCSGMFTANSMNCLTEAIGLSLPGNGSVLATHTARKGLYEDAARTVVDITRRYYDQDDESVLPRNIATHAAFENAMALDIAMGGSTNTILHLLAAAQEAGVPFGLDEINEVSRRVPCLAKVAPNVAKNRTYYMEDVHRAGGIPALLGELHRAGLLNEDVHSVHSPSLSDWLKTWDVRAGSPSPEALELWHAAPGCVRSSEAFSQSERWEALDEDAENGCIRSAEHAYSKDGGLAVLKGNLAVDGCVVKTAGVDESIWTFEGPAVVCESQEEAVEKILNKQVTDGDVVVIRYEGPKGGPGMQEMLYPTSFLKGRGLGKTCALITDGRFSGGTSGLSIGHASPEAASGGTIALVQDGDRIRIDIPNRSIELLVSDEELAARRDALNGVYAPANRERKVSAALRAYAAMATSADKGAVRDVSKLG; this is encoded by the coding sequence ATGCCCGAGCTGAGGTCCCGCACAGTCACCCACGGCCGCAACATGGCGGGCGCACGCGCCCTTATGCGCGCCTCCGGTGTACCGGGCGCGGACATCGGACGGAAGCCGATCATCGCGGTCGCCAACTCCTTCACGGAGTTCGTGCCGGGCCACACCCACCTGCAGCCGGTCGGCCGCATCGTCAGCGAGGCGATCACGGCGGCCGGGGGCATCGCGCGCGAGTTCAACACGATCGCCGTCGACGACGGCATCGCGATGGGTCACGGCGGCATGCTGTACTCCCTGCCCTCCCGCGACCTGATCGCGGACAGCGTGGAGTACATGGTCGAGGCCCACTGCGCCGACGCCCTGATCTGCATCTCGAACTGCGACAAGATCACCCCCGGCATGCTGATGGCGGCCCTGCGCCTGAACATCCCGACGGTCTTCGTCTCCGGCGGCCCCATGGAGTCCGGCCGGGCGACTCTGGTCGACGGCACGGTCCGTACGCTCGACCTGGTCGACGCGATCTCCGACGCCGTGAACGACAAGATCTCGGACGAGGACATCCTCCGTATCGAGGAGAACGCCTGTCCGACCTGCGGCTCCTGCTCCGGCATGTTCACCGCCAACTCGATGAACTGCCTGACCGAGGCGATCGGCCTGTCGCTGCCGGGCAACGGCTCGGTCCTCGCCACCCACACGGCCCGCAAGGGTCTGTACGAGGACGCGGCCCGCACGGTCGTCGACATCACGCGCCGCTACTACGACCAGGACGACGAGTCGGTCCTGCCCCGCAACATCGCCACGCACGCGGCGTTCGAGAACGCCATGGCCCTCGACATCGCCATGGGCGGCTCGACGAACACGATCCTGCACCTGCTGGCCGCGGCCCAGGAGGCGGGCGTCCCCTTCGGCCTGGACGAGATCAACGAGGTCTCGCGCCGTGTGCCGTGCCTCGCCAAGGTCGCCCCGAACGTCGCGAAGAATCGCACGTACTACATGGAGGACGTGCACCGCGCGGGCGGCATCCCGGCCTTGCTGGGCGAGCTGCACCGCGCCGGCCTGCTGAACGAGGACGTGCACTCGGTCCACAGCCCGTCCCTCTCCGACTGGCTGAAGACCTGGGACGTGCGGGCGGGCTCCCCGTCTCCGGAGGCGCTGGAACTGTGGCACGCGGCCCCCGGCTGCGTCCGCTCCTCCGAGGCCTTCTCCCAGTCCGAGCGCTGGGAAGCCCTCGACGAGGACGCCGAGAACGGCTGCATCCGCTCCGCCGAGCACGCGTACTCCAAGGACGGCGGCCTGGCGGTCCTGAAGGGCAACCTGGCGGTCGACGGCTGCGTCGTGAAGACCGCGGGCGTCGACGAGTCGATCTGGACCTTCGAGGGCCCGGCGGTCGTCTGCGAGTCGCAGGAGGAAGCCGTCGAGAAGATCCTGAACAAGCAGGTCACCGACGGCGACGTCGTCGTCATCCGCTACGAGGGCCCCAAGGGCGGCCCGGGTATGCAGGAGATGCTCTACCCGACCTCCTTCCTCAAGGGCCGCGGCCTCGGCAAGACCTGCGCCCTGATCACCGACGGCCGCTTCTCCGGCGGCACGTCGGGCCTCTCCATCGGCCACGCCTCCCCCGAAGCGGCCTCCGGCGGCACCATCGCCCTGGTCCAGGACGGCGACCGCATCCGCATCGACATCCCCAACCGTTCGATCGAACTGCTCGTGTCGGACGAGGAGCTGGCCGCGCGCCGGGACGCCCTCAACGGCGTCTACGCCCCGGCGAACCGCGAGCGCAAGGTCTCGGCCGCGCTGCGGGCGTACGCCGCGATGGCCACGAGCGCGGACAAGGGCGCGGTGCGGGACGTTTCGAAGCTGGGCTGA
- a CDS encoding TetR family transcriptional regulator, with product MTNAAPRRGRGRPSRTQTEAGPATRDRILEAAREEFSERGYEKTSVRGIAKAAGVDSALVHHYFGTKEQVFEAAIEVAFAPALDAPAAVEEGPLDGVGERLTRFIFGVWENPATRTPLLAIVRSAVNNETAAAVFRRLIATQLLRRIAGQLDLPDAELRAELAAAQLVGIAMLRYVIKVEPLASADPERIIGRVAPVVQGHLTNP from the coding sequence GTGACAAACGCCGCCCCCCGCCGAGGCCGGGGACGCCCCTCCCGTACGCAGACGGAGGCGGGCCCCGCCACCCGCGACCGCATCCTGGAGGCGGCCCGCGAGGAGTTCTCCGAGCGCGGCTACGAGAAGACGTCGGTCCGCGGCATCGCCAAGGCCGCCGGCGTGGACTCCGCGCTCGTGCACCACTACTTCGGCACCAAGGAGCAGGTCTTCGAGGCGGCGATCGAGGTCGCCTTCGCCCCCGCCCTGGACGCCCCGGCCGCCGTCGAGGAGGGACCCCTCGACGGTGTCGGCGAACGCCTGACCCGCTTCATCTTCGGCGTCTGGGAGAACCCGGCCACCCGTACGCCGCTCCTCGCGATCGTCCGCTCCGCCGTGAACAACGAGACCGCGGCCGCCGTCTTCCGCCGCCTCATCGCCACCCAGCTGCTGCGCCGCATCGCCGGGCAGCTCGACCTCCCGGACGCCGAACTGCGCGCGGAGCTGGCCGCCGCCCAGCTCGTCGGGATCGCGATGCTGCGGTACGTGATCAAGGTGGAGCCGCTGGCTTCGGCGGACCCGGAGCGGATCATCGGGCGGGTCGCACCGGTCGTACAGGGGCACCTGACGAACCCGTGA
- a CDS encoding PQQ-binding-like beta-propeller repeat protein, with protein sequence MPPQRSTGTDPEAEHPRYAGQYLLEAELGSGGMGIVHLARSASGLRLAVKVVHAEFAQDPEFRGRFRQEVAAARRVSGAFTAPVVDADPGADQPWMATLFIPGPTLAEHVKRNGAMPPARLRHLMAGLAEALRDIHRAGVVHRDLKPSNVLLADDGPKVIDFGISRPSDSELRTETGKLIGTPPFMAPEQFRRPRQVGPAADVFALGSVIVHAATGSGPFDSDSPYLVAYQVVHDEPDLTGVPEDLVDLVSRCLAKEPGDRPTPDELMTALRSVSASYDTQAFIPEQRTRNGESVRSAKWAAPEPKREHPDQKEDRTHSAAKRASGRRRWLPAAIVTAMLAAGAFAVLGRSDAPAPEKHAGQRTQSSFQPWDVELTVRGVKADGQPQCTYTPHELYCIRPGVLAALVDPRDGKVRWSRGDPGWQPTDVTQPPVFSGGLLHVLSRGGERLTALDPATGATRWSHNVTRYDGRIAYAGGIILLTGPDSKVTALDAATGKKKWQHTIPGQSLPSFSSYEDGVAYAVTLAGSETRVAAVDPETGAMRWQRTLEGTLSPVGAHDGVVWFTSTATDTYTNAVVRYDVADRKVSRIALRYPLPGAQAVVQGDTAYLLADGGALVAVNTRTSAQLWRVETSVSWASAPVVAGHRLYFTAVDGRLLAIDSIHGTLLGQTKARLGDKRGSLVNNLPAPVPANNKIYSTAPDGTLFAVDARDPSAW encoded by the coding sequence ATGCCGCCACAGCGCAGCACCGGTACGGACCCGGAAGCGGAACATCCGCGCTACGCCGGGCAGTACCTGCTGGAGGCGGAACTCGGCTCCGGTGGCATGGGCATCGTGCATCTGGCACGGTCCGCCTCCGGGTTGCGGCTCGCCGTCAAAGTCGTGCACGCCGAGTTTGCCCAAGACCCCGAGTTCCGGGGGCGGTTCAGGCAGGAAGTCGCGGCCGCCCGACGGGTGAGCGGCGCCTTCACCGCGCCCGTCGTGGACGCCGACCCCGGGGCCGACCAGCCGTGGATGGCAACGCTGTTCATCCCCGGGCCGACCCTCGCCGAACATGTGAAGCGGAATGGTGCGATGCCGCCCGCCCGGCTGCGCCATCTCATGGCGGGCCTCGCCGAGGCCCTGCGGGACATCCATCGGGCCGGGGTCGTACATCGAGATCTCAAACCCAGCAACGTCCTGTTGGCCGACGACGGGCCGAAAGTCATCGACTTCGGTATCTCGCGGCCCTCCGACAGTGAATTGCGCACGGAGACGGGCAAGTTGATCGGCACTCCGCCGTTCATGGCTCCCGAACAATTCCGCAGGCCACGACAGGTCGGTCCGGCCGCCGACGTCTTCGCTCTGGGCTCGGTGATCGTGCACGCGGCCACCGGGAGCGGGCCCTTCGATTCCGACAGTCCGTATCTCGTCGCGTATCAAGTCGTTCACGACGAGCCGGACTTGACAGGCGTACCGGAGGATTTGGTCGACCTCGTCTCCCGCTGTCTCGCAAAGGAGCCCGGGGACCGGCCCACTCCGGACGAGCTGATGACGGCGCTGCGGTCGGTTTCGGCCTCGTACGACACCCAGGCGTTCATACCCGAACAGCGCACGCGGAACGGGGAGTCGGTGCGGTCCGCGAAGTGGGCTGCTCCGGAGCCGAAGCGCGAGCACCCGGATCAGAAGGAAGACCGCACTCATTCGGCGGCGAAGAGGGCATCAGGTCGGCGGCGGTGGCTTCCCGCCGCCATCGTCACGGCCATGCTCGCCGCCGGCGCCTTCGCCGTCCTCGGCAGGTCGGACGCCCCTGCCCCGGAGAAACACGCCGGACAGCGGACACAGAGCAGCTTCCAGCCCTGGGATGTCGAACTGACTGTTCGTGGTGTCAAGGCCGATGGCCAGCCGCAGTGCACCTACACGCCCCACGAGTTGTACTGCATCCGACCGGGCGTGCTGGCCGCCTTGGTCGATCCGAGGGACGGCAAGGTGCGTTGGTCACGGGGCGACCCGGGGTGGCAGCCAACCGACGTGACGCAGCCGCCGGTGTTCTCCGGCGGGCTCCTGCACGTCCTCAGCCGGGGCGGAGAGCGGCTGACGGCGCTGGATCCCGCCACGGGCGCGACCCGCTGGAGCCACAACGTCACTCGCTACGACGGCCGCATCGCTTACGCCGGCGGCATCATCCTGCTCACGGGCCCCGACTCCAAGGTCACCGCACTGGACGCGGCAACCGGCAAGAAGAAGTGGCAACACACCATCCCGGGGCAGTCGTTGCCGAGCTTCTCCTCCTACGAGGACGGAGTCGCCTACGCGGTGACGTTGGCCGGGAGCGAGACCCGGGTGGCCGCCGTGGACCCGGAGACCGGTGCCATGCGCTGGCAGCGGACCCTGGAGGGGACGCTGAGCCCCGTCGGCGCTCATGACGGAGTGGTCTGGTTCACATCGACGGCCACCGACACCTACACGAACGCCGTCGTGCGATACGACGTCGCCGACCGCAAGGTCAGCCGCATCGCGCTGCGCTATCCGCTGCCCGGTGCGCAAGCCGTCGTACAGGGGGACACCGCGTATCTGCTGGCGGACGGCGGCGCGCTGGTGGCCGTGAACACCAGGACGTCGGCCCAGCTCTGGCGGGTGGAGACGTCTGTCAGCTGGGCCTCTGCGCCCGTCGTGGCCGGACACCGCCTCTACTTCACCGCCGTGGACGGACGCCTCCTCGCCATAGACAGCATCCACGGCACCCTGCTCGGTCAGACGAAGGCCCGTCTGGGTGACAAGCGGGGCTCGCTGGTCAACAACCTCCCCGCCCCCGTCCCCGCCAACAACAAGATCTACTCAACCGCCCCCGACGGCACCCTCTTCGCAGTGGACGCTCGCGACCCCTCGGCCTGGTGA
- a CDS encoding sugar phosphate isomerase/epimerase family protein, whose protein sequence is MAEPVVRIPDAKVALSTASVYPESTATAFEIAARLGYDGVEVMVWTDPVSQDIEALRRLSDYHQIPILAVHAPCLLITQRVWSTDPWVKLQRARAAAEKLGASTVVVHPPFRWQRQYARDFVSGIWRMANETDVRFAVENMYPWRYRDREMLAYAPDWDVTKDDYRHFTIDLSHTSTARTDALQMIDRMSDRLGHVHLADGNGSNKDEHLVPGRGTQPCAELLERLALSGFDGHVVIEVNTRRAMSSAEREADLAEALAFTRLHLASAVKVPRR, encoded by the coding sequence GTGGCAGAACCAGTGGTGCGCATCCCGGATGCGAAGGTCGCGCTGTCCACGGCCTCCGTGTACCCGGAGTCGACGGCGACGGCCTTCGAGATCGCCGCGCGCCTCGGCTACGACGGTGTCGAGGTCATGGTGTGGACCGACCCGGTCAGCCAGGACATCGAGGCACTGCGCAGACTCAGCGACTACCACCAGATCCCGATCCTGGCCGTCCACGCCCCCTGCCTGCTGATCACCCAGCGCGTCTGGTCCACCGACCCGTGGGTCAAGCTCCAGCGCGCCCGGGCTGCGGCGGAGAAGCTCGGCGCGTCGACCGTCGTCGTCCACCCCCCGTTCCGCTGGCAGCGCCAGTACGCGCGCGACTTCGTCAGCGGGATCTGGCGGATGGCGAACGAAACGGACGTACGGTTCGCCGTCGAGAACATGTATCCCTGGCGCTACCGCGACCGCGAGATGCTCGCGTACGCCCCCGACTGGGACGTGACGAAGGACGACTACCGCCACTTCACGATCGACCTCAGCCACACCTCGACGGCCCGTACCGATGCCCTGCAGATGATCGACCGCATGAGCGACCGCCTCGGCCACGTCCACCTCGCCGACGGCAACGGCTCCAACAAGGACGAGCACCTGGTCCCGGGCCGCGGCACCCAGCCCTGCGCCGAACTCCTGGAGCGCCTCGCGCTCTCCGGTTTCGACGGCCATGTCGTCATCGAGGTCAACACCCGTCGCGCGATGTCCAGCGCCGAACGCGAGGCCGATCTGGCGGAGGCCCTGGCCTTCACCCGGCTCCACCTCGCCTCCGCGGTGAAGGTGCCCCGCCGGTGA
- a CDS encoding MFS transporter, whose amino-acid sequence MPPSPRLPLGTLIAGCLAVCLAQIGIAIPATLNGLFQEHLHPVGSQLTWISDAFLLPVTVLELSFGVLGDLFGRKRLLVGGAVLLGAGEIVAASSAGVHQLWVGQALAGLGAAALFPTSLAMIAAGTHTHAQRARAIAVWASSLSAGGFLAPLLGGITGTYGSWRWSFVVVAIVAAVSALVSVLLATDSRSPEGRSLDIGGQITIGVGLFALLYAVIQGPTDGWGSAPVVVAFIVAAAFLALFVAAERRAASPLLRLDLFRNRSFAVASVVAVVGMFSFLGTAYGASIRLGPIQHQTPMRTAFAFLLLNGITPFLTPLTSRLLARVSARRLLTAGLLLIAAGDYLAATLDVDDRALTSLILPLGLVGIGFAFTVSSITATAVNTVPVQLAGMASASTNLLRDFGFTLGPAVIGAVALSQAASQVTKSLAGSQLAPASQAAAHEVLKEGGPLALNSVPASSPPGAAHSYALEALGHGYSIGFVVCGSAALFAALLVLLALRGGTTEEPKTDADEGVAVAVTN is encoded by the coding sequence ATGCCCCCATCACCCCGCCTCCCCCTCGGCACCCTGATCGCCGGCTGTCTGGCCGTCTGCCTGGCCCAGATCGGCATCGCCATCCCGGCCACCCTCAACGGCCTCTTCCAGGAGCATCTGCACCCGGTCGGCTCGCAGTTGACGTGGATATCGGACGCCTTCCTCCTCCCGGTCACCGTCCTTGAGCTCTCCTTCGGAGTCCTCGGCGACCTCTTCGGCCGCAAGCGACTGCTCGTCGGCGGCGCGGTCCTGCTCGGCGCCGGCGAGATCGTCGCGGCCTCCAGCGCGGGCGTCCACCAGCTCTGGGTCGGCCAGGCGCTCGCCGGCCTCGGCGCGGCCGCGCTCTTCCCGACCTCGCTCGCGATGATCGCCGCCGGCACGCACACCCACGCCCAGCGGGCCCGCGCGATCGCCGTGTGGGCGTCCAGCCTGTCGGCGGGCGGCTTCCTCGCGCCACTGCTCGGCGGGATCACGGGAACCTACGGATCATGGCGCTGGTCGTTCGTCGTGGTGGCGATCGTCGCCGCGGTCAGCGCCCTGGTGAGCGTCCTGCTCGCCACCGACTCCCGTTCCCCGGAGGGGCGTTCGCTGGACATCGGCGGCCAGATCACCATCGGAGTCGGCCTCTTCGCCCTCCTCTACGCCGTCATCCAGGGCCCGACCGACGGCTGGGGGTCGGCTCCGGTGGTCGTCGCCTTCATCGTCGCGGCCGCCTTCCTGGCCCTGTTCGTCGCCGCGGAGCGCCGCGCCGCCTCCCCCCTCCTGCGCCTCGATCTGTTCCGCAACCGCTCGTTCGCGGTGGCGTCCGTCGTAGCGGTCGTCGGCATGTTCAGTTTCCTCGGCACGGCGTACGGGGCGAGCATCCGACTCGGCCCGATCCAGCACCAGACGCCGATGCGTACGGCTTTCGCGTTCCTGCTCCTCAACGGCATCACCCCGTTCCTGACCCCGCTCACCTCACGGCTCCTCGCGCGCGTCTCCGCGCGTCGGCTGCTCACGGCGGGCCTGCTCCTGATCGCGGCGGGCGACTATCTCGCGGCCACGCTCGACGTGGACGACCGGGCGCTGACCTCGCTGATCCTGCCGCTCGGCCTGGTCGGCATCGGCTTCGCGTTCACCGTCTCCTCGATCACGGCGACGGCCGTCAACACCGTGCCGGTGCAGCTCGCGGGCATGGCCAGCGCCTCCACTAACCTGCTGCGCGACTTCGGCTTCACCCTCGGCCCCGCCGTCATCGGCGCGGTCGCGCTGAGCCAGGCCGCCTCCCAGGTCACCAAGTCGCTCGCCGGATCGCAGCTGGCCCCGGCGTCACAGGCGGCGGCCCACGAGGTCCTCAAGGAGGGCGGCCCGCTCGCCCTCAACTCCGTCCCCGCGAGCTCCCCGCCCGGCGCGGCCCACTCGTACGCCCTGGAGGCGCTCGGCCACGGCTACTCGATCGGCTTCGTGGTGTGCGGCTCCGCGGCCCTGTTCGCGGCACTGCTGGTACTGCTCGCGCTGCGCGGAGGTACGACGGAGGAGCCCAAGACGGATGCGGACGAAGGAGTCGCGGTAGCCGTGACGAACTGA
- a CDS encoding Ppx/GppA family phosphatase gives MRLGVLDVGSNTVHLLVVDAHPGARPLPAHSHKAELRLAQLLDGSGAIGPDGVDKLIETVQDGLEAAEDKGVEALLPFATSAVREASNADDVLARVKTETGVELQVLTGEEEARLTFLAARRWFGWSAGKLLVLDIGGGSLEIAYGIDEEPDAAVSLPLGAGRLSAGWLPTNPADPADVKALRRHVRAQIARTVGEFSRFGAPDHVVATSKTFKALARIAGAARSTDGLYVQRELKRRSLEDWVPRLASMTAEERAELPGVSPGRSGQLLAGALVAEGAMDLFGVESVEICPWALREGVILRRLDHMASE, from the coding sequence ATGAGACTCGGTGTCCTCGACGTGGGTTCGAACACGGTGCATCTGCTGGTGGTGGACGCCCACCCCGGCGCGCGACCGCTGCCCGCGCATTCGCACAAGGCCGAATTGCGGCTTGCCCAACTGCTCGACGGGAGTGGGGCGATCGGCCCCGACGGCGTCGACAAACTGATCGAGACGGTCCAGGACGGGCTGGAGGCCGCCGAGGACAAGGGCGTCGAGGCCTTGTTGCCGTTCGCGACCTCCGCCGTGCGCGAGGCCAGCAACGCCGACGACGTACTGGCCCGAGTGAAGACCGAGACCGGCGTCGAGCTCCAGGTCCTGACCGGCGAGGAGGAGGCCCGGCTGACCTTTCTGGCCGCCCGCCGCTGGTTCGGCTGGTCCGCGGGCAAGCTGCTCGTCCTCGACATCGGCGGCGGCTCCCTGGAGATCGCGTACGGCATAGACGAGGAGCCGGACGCGGCCGTGTCGCTGCCACTCGGTGCCGGACGGCTGAGCGCGGGCTGGCTCCCCACCAATCCGGCCGACCCTGCCGATGTCAAGGCGCTGCGCCGCCATGTGCGGGCGCAGATCGCCCGCACGGTCGGCGAGTTCAGCCGCTTCGGCGCCCCCGACCATGTGGTCGCCACCTCCAAGACCTTCAAGGCGCTCGCCCGCATCGCCGGCGCCGCGCGCTCCACGGACGGCCTGTACGTCCAGCGCGAGCTCAAGCGCCGCTCCCTGGAGGACTGGGTCCCCCGCCTCGCCTCGATGACCGCGGAGGAGCGCGCCGAACTCCCCGGCGTCTCCCCGGGCCGCTCGGGCCAGCTCCTCGCCGGCGCCCTCGTGGCCGAAGGAGCGATGGACCTCTTCGGCGTGGAGAGCGTGGAGATCTGCCCGTGGGCGCTACGGGAGGGCGTCATCCTCCGTCGCCTGGACCACATGGCATCGGAATAG
- a CDS encoding PaaX family transcriptional regulator C-terminal domain-containing protein, with protein sequence MDNTPRPQSLMLTFLGDQVLGRGVCVYSGSVIEVFARAGVGEHATRSTLTRMVGRGLLLRRREGRRTYFGLTERSEAILRDGEQRIWKSGAVNRDWDGTWSLLGFSLPESWQRQRHDLRSQLTWAGFGPLFSGLWIAPGEVDVSAIVAELGLAAHVKVFRARADIGMDIAEMINDTWDLAELADRYRAFDDAWRPLREHPDASGKHPEDALALRLRLSTEWLQVIRSDPRLPVQHLPADWPAAPAEETFRAVHARLDAPAREAARRVLETVPAEA encoded by the coding sequence ATGGACAACACCCCGCGCCCGCAGTCCCTGATGCTGACCTTCCTCGGCGACCAGGTGCTGGGCCGGGGCGTGTGCGTGTACTCCGGGAGCGTCATCGAGGTGTTCGCGCGCGCCGGGGTCGGCGAGCACGCGACGCGCTCGACGCTGACCCGGATGGTGGGCCGCGGGCTGCTGCTCCGCCGCCGCGAGGGCCGCCGCACGTACTTCGGCCTCACCGAGCGCTCCGAGGCGATCCTGCGCGACGGCGAACAGCGGATCTGGAAGAGCGGCGCGGTCAACCGCGACTGGGACGGCACCTGGTCGCTGCTCGGCTTCTCGCTGCCCGAGTCGTGGCAGCGCCAGCGGCACGATCTGCGCTCGCAGCTCACCTGGGCCGGTTTCGGCCCGCTGTTCAGCGGCCTGTGGATCGCGCCCGGCGAGGTCGACGTCTCCGCGATCGTCGCGGAACTCGGCCTCGCGGCACACGTCAAGGTGTTCCGCGCGCGGGCGGACATCGGCATGGACATCGCCGAGATGATCAACGACACGTGGGACCTCGCCGAACTCGCCGACCGCTACCGCGCGTTCGACGACGCCTGGCGCCCGCTCCGGGAGCACCCGGACGCGAGCGGCAAGCACCCGGAGGACGCGCTCGCGCTGCGCCTGCGCCTGTCCACCGAGTGGCTCCAGGTCATCCGCAGCGACCCGCGCCTGCCCGTGCAGCACCTGCCCGCCGACTGGCCGGCGGCCCCGGCCGAGGAAACGTTCCGGGCGGTGCACGCCCGCCTGGACGCGCCGGCGCGGGAAGCGGCGCGGCGAGTGCTGGAGACGGTGCCGGCGGAGGCGTAG